DNA from Ensifer canadensis:
TCGCGGCATTCCCGACCTGCTCGTCATCTACCTCTTCTATTTCGGTTCGAGCTCGGTCATCTCAACGGTAGCGGCGATGTTCGGCGCCCAGGGTTTCGTGGGCGCACCGGCCTTTCTGACCGGAACACTTGCGATTGGCGTCGTTTCCGGCGCCTACCAGACGCAAGTGCTGCGAGGAGCGGTTCTGGCCCTTTCCAAGGGCGAGATCGAGGCAGGCCGGGCCTATGGCATGCCGCCATTCCTGCTTTTTCGTCGCATCATCCTGCCACAGGCCGCCCGTTTCGCGATACCCGGTATCGGCAATGTCTGGCAGCTGGTGCTGAAGGAATCCGCGCTGATTTCGGTGATCGGGCTGGTTGAACTGATGCGTCAGGCCCAGATCGGCGCCGGATCCACCCGCCAGCCGTTCAGCTTCTACCTGACGGCGGCAGCGCTCTATCTGACGATCACCTTTGTCTCCGGCCGCGGGTTCCGTATCGCGGAACAGCGTGCAATGCGCGGTGTGAGGAAAGCTGTGTGATGGCGCTCGACCTTCCTTTCCTCGCGGACACTTTCCTGGCGCTTCTGACAGGCATCCCACTGGCGCTTCAGCTCGCCGCAACGTCCATCATCGCCGGCGGCATCCTTGCCTTCGGCCTCGCACTGATGCGGGTATCCGGGAGATGGTGGCTCGATGGCCCGGCCCAGATCTACATCTTCATCTTCCGCGGAACCCCACTCCTCGTGCAGATCTACATCATCTATTACGGCCTCAGCCAATTCGAGATGCTTCGGCACAGCTTCGCGTGGCCGTTCTTGCGGGAGGCCTATTGGTGCGCCGTCATCGCGCTTGCGCTCAACACCGCAGCCTATAGCGCGGAAATCATCCGCGGTGGCCTGATCTCGGTTCCTGCCGGCCAGGTGG
Protein-coding regions in this window:
- a CDS encoding ABC transporter permease produces the protein MGFSPEGWGYDMLAATGMTVSVAISGFLAGGILGCLGAAATFSRFAALRFVAASYTTVLRGIPDLLVIYLFYFGSSSVISTVAAMFGAQGFVGAPAFLTGTLAIGVVSGAYQTQVLRGAVLALSKGEIEAGRAYGMPPFLLFRRIILPQAARFAIPGIGNVWQLVLKESALISVIGLVELMRQAQIGAGSTRQPFSFYLTAAALYLTITFVSGRGFRIAEQRAMRGVRKAV
- a CDS encoding ABC transporter permease — translated: MALDLPFLADTFLALLTGIPLALQLAATSIIAGGILAFGLALMRVSGRWWLDGPAQIYIFIFRGTPLLVQIYIIYYGLSQFEMLRHSFAWPFLREAYWCAVIALALNTAAYSAEIIRGGLISVPAGQVEAARACGMSNTTLFRRIVLPLALRQMLPAYSNEIILMTKSTALASTITLMEITGIAAKLISASYRPVEVFICAGAIYLTINFIVARLFAGLEYVSTPERRTPSAMGCASETRKECHV